The Pantoea trifolii nucleotide sequence CGCGCGACTCCTCATCAAGGAACTCGCCCAGCGTTGGCGCATCATTTAACAGTTTCTGGATGTCAGGATTTTTGCTGTCGAGCACGCGCAGTGGATTGGTGTACATGCGGCGTTTGCAATCTTCGTCGAGTACGTCCTGATGTTGCTCCAGGAACGCCACCAGCGCGCTGCGATAGTTGGCGCGCGCGTCCAGCGAACCGATAGAGTTCAGTTCCAGCTCAACGTGTTCGGCGATACCTAACGCTTTCCACCAGCGCGCGGTCATCATAATCAGCTCAGCATCCACGTCCGGGCCTTGCAGACCAAAGACTTCCACACCCATCTGGTGGAACTGACGATAACGACCTTTCTGCGGACGCTCGTAGCGGAACATCGGGCCGGTGTACCACAAACGCTGTTCCTGGTTGTACAGCAGGCCGTGCTCAATACCGGCGCGTACGCAACCTGCGGTACCTTCCGGACGCAGCGTCAGGCTTTCGCCGTTGCGGTCTTCAAAGGTGTACATCTCTTTCTCAACCACGTCGGTGACTTCACCGATCGCGCGGCTGAACAACGGGGTGTGCTCAACGATTGGCAGACGGATTTCACTGTAACCATAGCTGGCCAGCACCTGCTTCAGGGTGCCTTCAATACGCTGCCAAATCGCGGTATCCGCCGGCAGGTAATCGTTCATCCCGCGAATCGCTTGAATATTCTTCGCCACGTTAGAATCTCTTTAAGACAAAAAAACCTGAGCGGCATCATACCTTATGAGGATGAAACCGCACAGGTTCAATCACAAACTGGCACGCGACAGGCGCGCACCACGATTATTTTTCCAGCTGCTGCACGTTGATGCGGCGGCTTTCATCCAGCATGCTGGCCTTGGCGCGAATACGCGCTTCCAGCTGGTCGATCATGTCGTTGTTATCGAGACGATCACGTTGGCGCACACCATCTTCATAGAAGCCGCTTTTCTTGGCGCCACCGGTCACGCCAAGAGTAGACACTGTCGCTTCACCCGGACCGTTCACCACGCATCCGATAATGGAAATATCCATCGGCGTGATGATGTCTTCCAGACGCTCTTCCAACGCATTCACCGTGCCGATGACATCAAACTCCTGACGCGAACAGGTCGGGCAGGCGATAAAGTTGATGCCGCGCGAACGAATGCGCAGAGATTTGAGGATGTCGTAGCCGACTTTGACTTCTTCAACCGGATCGGCCGCCAGCGAAATACGCAGCGTATCGCCAATGCCTTCGGCCAGCAGTAAACCTAAACCGATCGCCGATTTCACTGAACCCGCACGCGCGCCGCCCGCTTCGGTGATACCGAGGTGCAGCGGTTGATCGATGGCTTTCGCCAGCAGACGATAGGACTCAACGGCAAGGAACACGTCGGAGGCTTTGACGCTCACTTTGAACTGATCAAAATTGAGGCGATCGAGATGATCCACATGGCGCATCGCGGATTCGAGTAGCGCCTGCGGCGTGGGCTCGCCGTATTTTTCCTGCAGATCTTTTTCCAGCGAACCGGCATTCACGCCGATGCGGATCGGAATATTGTAATGACGCGCACAATCCACCACCTGGCGGATACGCTCATTGTTGCCGATGTTGCCTGGATTGATACGCAGACAATCCACGCCATATTCAGCGACTTTTAGTGCGATGCGATAGTCAAAGTGAATGTCCGCTACCAGCGGCACGTTGACCTGTTGCTTAATCAGTTTGAAGGCTTCAGCCGCATCCATCGTAGGAACAGAGACGCGCACGATATCAACCCCGACGCGCTCAAGCTGGCGAATCTGGTTAACGGTGGCGTCCACATCAGTGGTGCGGGTGTTGGTCATTGACTGAACGGCGATGGGCGCGCCATCGCCAACTGGCACCTTGCCGACGTAAATCCGTGTTGATTTGCGACGGATAATGGGTGCTTCGTTATGCATATTCTCTCTCCACAATTACCCGGAAAGCGCGCTGCGCGTTATTGCGCACCCAGCGTCAGACGGGCAACCTGGTTATTACGGATAAAACGACTTAAATCAACGGGCTGATTCTGATATTGCACGTCAACCGCACCTGGTGCGCCAATTTTCAGACGATACGGAGCCGTTCCGGACAAACTCAGCTTACCGCCGCTACGTTGCAGACCGCTGAACAACTTCTTGCCGGTCGCATCGCTGACTTCCAGCCAGCAATCGGCTTTGAAGTTCATCACGATGGCATTCGGATCGCCTGCCGGTTGGCTGACAGCCGCATTTCCGGTAGGCATCTGGCCGGCAGGAACGCTGTTCGCTGGCGCCGGAGACGTCGCCGCTGGCGGCGCCGTATCAATTGGTGCCTGGCTCGGCGAAACCACGGCGTTGTCGCTGCCGTTGGTTTGCGCTGGAGTGCTAGTGCTCGCCGCAGGTGCGGCGGTGTTACTTTCCGGCGTGGCGACAGCGCCAGCACCGTTATCAATTGGCGTACCGGCTGCGTTGGTATCTGCATCGGCATTGCTGTCGGTGCTGTTGTCGCCCAATGGAATCGACTGGCTATTGTCGCCGCTGCCGTTTTGATCGGCCATCGACACCAAATCAGCCTGGGACGCTTTATGGTTCTGCCACCACCACGCACCGGTTAAACCGACTACGACAAAAATCACCAACCAGGTGAAGATCATCAGCCAGCCATCGCGCTTTTTACGACGCTTACCCAATGAGAAGCTCTGCATTGGCTCGATCTTGGCCGCGCGCACCGGAGCCTGTTTTGCCATCATCGGCAGCAGGTCATCTTCCGGCACATGCACCAGTCGGGCATAGGAGCGAATGTATCCGCGCAGGAATGTCGAAGCTAAATCAGCGGGTGACTTATCCTCTTCAATATCACGCACGGTAGTAAGTTTCAGGCACAGGCGTTCAGCGACGTTTTGCTGGGTCAGCCCCATCTGCTCACGGGCCAGACGCAGGCGTTCACCTGTGGAATGTACTGCAGAATTCTCTTGAGTGGCTTCAGTATTCATTAGCTAAATAACGCTGGTACTGTATCGATTGTGGAAAACTTCGCGCCAACCGGTCGCCATAACGTGTAACGTCAGCAGCGTTTCCCTGTTGCGCGGCGAAACGTATCTGTAACCACAGGCTCTCTGCCGTTGTTGGCAAACGCTGATGGTAAACTTCTAAAAGCAGCGGAACCGACTGCTGTTCCTGCTGTTCAAGCCGCCTTTCCACTTCCCTTAGCAGTTGACTGCCCTGCTCCGGTGCGGCATCCAGCGCATAACCTAACTGCTCGCGCGCTGCGGCACTCTCATCAGCCTGCAGGTAACAATAGCCCGAAAACAGGAATGCATCCTGACGAGCATCGATTTCCTGCGCCTCAATGGCCAGCTTAAACTGTTGATGCGCTTCGTCATACTGCCTTAAACCGCAGAGAAACGCACCGTAATTGTTAGCCACATAACCATTCAGCGGCGCTAACTGCTGCGCCCGCTGATAGTGCCAGCGGGTTTGTGCGCTGTTCTGCTGCGCCTGTGCCACCCGAGCAAGGGCCAACGGGACGCGATAATCTTTCGGCGCTGCCTGCTGAGCACGCAATAAATTGCGCTGTGCAGCGGCATAATCCTTCACCGCCAGATAGTGCAATCCGAGCTGCAAACGAATATCCGCTGCGCTTTGCCTTGCGGGATAATTGACACAACCGGTTACAAGAAAGCTAGCCAGAATCGCTACGGGTAATCCTTTACGCATTTCAGTCTCTCCATAAAAAATATGCGGAGAGACTGACATGAGTTACGCCCGGTGAATATCAGCAGGCGCTGGCTTTCAGAGCGCCTTCACAGAGATGGCTTCACCCGCCATTTTCTTACGCAGCGTACGCTTGGTACGGTCGATCACATCGCCCGCCAGCTGACCACAAGCAGCGTCGATATCGTCACCACGGGTTTTACGCACGATGGTGGTGAAACCGTAATCCATCAGGACTTTGGAGAAGCGATCGATACGGCTGTTGGAGCTACGGCCATACGGCGCGCCGGGGAACGGGTTCCATGGAATCAGGTTGATTTTGCACGGCGTCTCTTTCAGCAGTGCCGCCAGTTCATGCGCGTTGTCGGTGCTGTCATTGACGTGATCCAACATCACGTACTCAATGGTGACACGGCCCTGAT carries:
- the hisS gene encoding histidine--tRNA ligase — encoded protein: MAKNIQAIRGMNDYLPADTAIWQRIEGTLKQVLASYGYSEIRLPIVEHTPLFSRAIGEVTDVVEKEMYTFEDRNGESLTLRPEGTAGCVRAGIEHGLLYNQEQRLWYTGPMFRYERPQKGRYRQFHQMGVEVFGLQGPDVDAELIMMTARWWKALGIAEHVELELNSIGSLDARANYRSALVAFLEQHQDVLDEDCKRRMYTNPLRVLDSKNPDIQKLLNDAPTLGEFLDEESREHFSGLCALLDDAGIKYRINQRLVRGLDYYNRTVFEWVTSSLGSQGTVCGGGRYDGLVEQLGGRATPAVGFAMGMERLVLLVQAVNPEFEPTRIVDVYVIASGQGVQSAAMQLAEKLRDADPALKLMTNFGGGNFKKQFGRADKWGARIALVLGEDEVKAGQVVVKDLRTGDQQTLAQSDAAATLRTLLQ
- the ispG gene encoding flavodoxin-dependent (E)-4-hydroxy-3-methylbut-2-enyl-diphosphate synthase, with translation MHNEAPIIRRKSTRIYVGKVPVGDGAPIAVQSMTNTRTTDVDATVNQIRQLERVGVDIVRVSVPTMDAAEAFKLIKQQVNVPLVADIHFDYRIALKVAEYGVDCLRINPGNIGNNERIRQVVDCARHYNIPIRIGVNAGSLEKDLQEKYGEPTPQALLESAMRHVDHLDRLNFDQFKVSVKASDVFLAVESYRLLAKAIDQPLHLGITEAGGARAGSVKSAIGLGLLLAEGIGDTLRISLAADPVEEVKVGYDILKSLRIRSRGINFIACPTCSRQEFDVIGTVNALEERLEDIITPMDISIIGCVVNGPGEATVSTLGVTGGAKKSGFYEDGVRQRDRLDNNDMIDQLEARIRAKASMLDESRRINVQQLEK
- the rodZ gene encoding cytoskeleton protein RodZ yields the protein MNTEATQENSAVHSTGERLRLAREQMGLTQQNVAERLCLKLTTVRDIEEDKSPADLASTFLRGYIRSYARLVHVPEDDLLPMMAKQAPVRAAKIEPMQSFSLGKRRKKRDGWLMIFTWLVIFVVVGLTGAWWWQNHKASQADLVSMADQNGSGDNSQSIPLGDNSTDSNADADTNAAGTPIDNGAGAVATPESNTAAPAASTSTPAQTNGSDNAVVSPSQAPIDTAPPAATSPAPANSVPAGQMPTGNAAVSQPAGDPNAIVMNFKADCWLEVSDATGKKLFSGLQRSGGKLSLSGTAPYRLKIGAPGAVDVQYQNQPVDLSRFIRNNQVARLTLGAQ
- the pilW gene encoding type IV pilus biogenesis/stability protein PilW, which gives rise to MRKGLPVAILASFLVTGCVNYPARQSAADIRLQLGLHYLAVKDYAAAQRNLLRAQQAAPKDYRVPLALARVAQAQQNSAQTRWHYQRAQQLAPLNGYVANNYGAFLCGLRQYDEAHQQFKLAIEAQEIDARQDAFLFSGYCYLQADESAAAREQLGYALDAAPEQGSQLLREVERRLEQQEQQSVPLLLEVYHQRLPTTAESLWLQIRFAAQQGNAADVTRYGDRLARSFPQSIQYQRYLANEY